One Ahaetulla prasina isolate Xishuangbanna chromosome 1, ASM2864084v1, whole genome shotgun sequence DNA window includes the following coding sequences:
- the REX1BD gene encoding required for excision 1-B domain-containing protein isoform X2: protein MDSRAELGMDVQSSVRRFYALQTERVEAYHLLEEGHQAYLRSGPDYDFLRYRQLVHEITLAFNGISQEILQIKENLEGLHGRRDLAEHLGRIQEKEQEKLELTAQLQLAKQNVQDQPGVEAHAQEVRELKHKLIQTIEAISEILQDFKYDSEESS, encoded by the exons GATGGATGTGCAAAGTTCGGTGCGCCGCTTTTACGCCTTGCAGACCGAGCGGGTAGAGGCTTACCACCTCTTGGAGGA gGGTCACCAGGCCTACCTCCGAAGCGGCCCTGATTACGACTTCCTCCGCTATCGCCAGCTGGTGCACGAGATCACCCTGGCGTTCAACGGCATTTCCCAGGAGATCTTGCAGATCAAGGAGAATCTGGAGGGGCTCCACGGCCGGAGAGACCTCGCAGAGCACCTGGGCAGGATTCaggagaaggagcaggagaaACTCGAACTG aCAGCACAACTGCAGCTTGCTAAACAAAACGTCCAGGACCAGCCTGGAGTGGAAGCCCACGCACAGGAGGTGCGAGAATTGAAGCACAA GCTAATTCAAACCATCGAAGCAATCAGCGAAATTCTCCAGGATTTCAAGTACGATTCGGAAGAAAGCAGTTGA
- the REX1BD gene encoding required for excision 1-B domain-containing protein isoform X5 encodes MDVQSLVRRFYALQTERVEAYHLLEEGHQAYLRSGPDYDFLRYRQLVHEITLAFNGISQEILQIKENLEGLHGRRDLAEHLGRIQEKEQEKLELTAQLQLAKQNVQDQPGVEAHAQEVRELKHKLIQTIEAISEILQDFKYDSEESS; translated from the exons ATGGATGTGCAAAGTTTGGTGCGCCGCTTTTACGCCTTGCAGACCGAGCGGGTAGAGGCTTACCACCTCTTGGAGGA gGGTCACCAGGCCTACCTCCGAAGCGGCCCTGATTACGACTTCCTCCGCTATCGCCAGCTGGTGCACGAGATCACCCTGGCGTTCAACGGCATTTCCCAGGAGATCTTGCAGATCAAGGAGAATCTGGAGGGGCTCCACGGCCGGAGAGACCTCGCAGAGCACCTGGGCAGGATTCaggagaaggagcaggagaaACTCGAACTG aCAGCACAACTGCAGCTTGCTAAACAAAACGTCCAGGACCAGCCTGGAGTGGAAGCCCACGCACAGGAGGTGCGAGAATTGAAGCACAA GCTAATTCAAACCATCGAAGCAATCAGCGAAATTCTCCAGGATTTCAAGTACGATTCGGAAGAAAGCAGTTGA
- the REX1BD gene encoding required for excision 1-B domain-containing protein isoform X1 has product MDSRAELGMDVQSLVRRFYALQTERVEAYHLLEEGHQAYLRSGPDYDFLRYRQLVHEITLAFNGISQEILQIKENLEGLHGRRDLAEHLGRIQEKEQEKLELTAQLQLAKQNVQDQPGVEAHAQEVRELKHKLIQTIEAISEILQDFKYDSEESS; this is encoded by the exons GATGGATGTGCAAAGTTTGGTGCGCCGCTTTTACGCCTTGCAGACCGAGCGGGTAGAGGCTTACCACCTCTTGGAGGA gGGTCACCAGGCCTACCTCCGAAGCGGCCCTGATTACGACTTCCTCCGCTATCGCCAGCTGGTGCACGAGATCACCCTGGCGTTCAACGGCATTTCCCAGGAGATCTTGCAGATCAAGGAGAATCTGGAGGGGCTCCACGGCCGGAGAGACCTCGCAGAGCACCTGGGCAGGATTCaggagaaggagcaggagaaACTCGAACTG aCAGCACAACTGCAGCTTGCTAAACAAAACGTCCAGGACCAGCCTGGAGTGGAAGCCCACGCACAGGAGGTGCGAGAATTGAAGCACAA GCTAATTCAAACCATCGAAGCAATCAGCGAAATTCTCCAGGATTTCAAGTACGATTCGGAAGAAAGCAGTTGA
- the REX1BD gene encoding required for excision 1-B domain-containing protein isoform X3, protein MMDVQSLVRRFYALQTERVEAYHLLEEGHQAYLRSGPDYDFLRYRQLVHEITLAFNGISQEILQIKENLEGLHGRRDLAEHLGRIQEKEQEKLELTAQLQLAKQNVQDQPGVEAHAQEVRELKHKLIQTIEAISEILQDFKYDSEESS, encoded by the exons GATGGATGTGCAAAGTTTGGTGCGCCGCTTTTACGCCTTGCAGACCGAGCGGGTAGAGGCTTACCACCTCTTGGAGGA gGGTCACCAGGCCTACCTCCGAAGCGGCCCTGATTACGACTTCCTCCGCTATCGCCAGCTGGTGCACGAGATCACCCTGGCGTTCAACGGCATTTCCCAGGAGATCTTGCAGATCAAGGAGAATCTGGAGGGGCTCCACGGCCGGAGAGACCTCGCAGAGCACCTGGGCAGGATTCaggagaaggagcaggagaaACTCGAACTG aCAGCACAACTGCAGCTTGCTAAACAAAACGTCCAGGACCAGCCTGGAGTGGAAGCCCACGCACAGGAGGTGCGAGAATTGAAGCACAA GCTAATTCAAACCATCGAAGCAATCAGCGAAATTCTCCAGGATTTCAAGTACGATTCGGAAGAAAGCAGTTGA
- the REX1BD gene encoding required for excision 1-B domain-containing protein isoform X4: MMDVQSSVRRFYALQTERVEAYHLLEEGHQAYLRSGPDYDFLRYRQLVHEITLAFNGISQEILQIKENLEGLHGRRDLAEHLGRIQEKEQEKLELTAQLQLAKQNVQDQPGVEAHAQEVRELKHKLIQTIEAISEILQDFKYDSEESS, translated from the exons GATGGATGTGCAAAGTTCGGTGCGCCGCTTTTACGCCTTGCAGACCGAGCGGGTAGAGGCTTACCACCTCTTGGAGGA gGGTCACCAGGCCTACCTCCGAAGCGGCCCTGATTACGACTTCCTCCGCTATCGCCAGCTGGTGCACGAGATCACCCTGGCGTTCAACGGCATTTCCCAGGAGATCTTGCAGATCAAGGAGAATCTGGAGGGGCTCCACGGCCGGAGAGACCTCGCAGAGCACCTGGGCAGGATTCaggagaaggagcaggagaaACTCGAACTG aCAGCACAACTGCAGCTTGCTAAACAAAACGTCCAGGACCAGCCTGGAGTGGAAGCCCACGCACAGGAGGTGCGAGAATTGAAGCACAA GCTAATTCAAACCATCGAAGCAATCAGCGAAATTCTCCAGGATTTCAAGTACGATTCGGAAGAAAGCAGTTGA